A single Lusitaniella coriacea LEGE 07157 DNA region contains:
- a CDS encoding RluA family pseudouridine synthase — protein MKSEIHLQVEDTDKSDRVDRWLAKQMPDLSRSHLQRLLEEGCVRLNGCRCTSKKQKVKAGDILHLSLPEPRPLDLKPEAIPLDILYEDEALIILNKPAGLVVHPAPGHENGTLVNALLAHCSDLAGIGGVQRPGIVHRLDKDTTGAIVVAKTDFAHQHLQAQLKAKTAGREYLGVVFGSPGRDRGTIDLPIGRNPRDRKKMAVVPLEKGGRTAITHWQIQERLGNYTLMQFRLETGRTHQIRVHSAHTGHPILGDLVYSSRHSVGVNLTGQALHAYRLRLQHPLSGEMLEVVASPPKEFETLLSVLRRRL, from the coding sequence ATTAAATCTGAAATTCATTTACAAGTTGAGGATACCGACAAAAGCGATCGCGTGGATCGTTGGTTGGCAAAACAAATGCCAGACCTGTCCCGTTCCCATCTCCAGCGCTTGCTGGAGGAAGGATGCGTTCGACTCAATGGGTGCCGTTGTACTTCAAAAAAGCAGAAAGTCAAAGCAGGAGATATTCTGCATCTTTCTCTCCCGGAACCGCGTCCCCTCGACCTAAAACCCGAAGCAATTCCCCTCGATATTCTCTACGAAGACGAGGCATTAATTATTCTCAATAAACCTGCGGGATTAGTCGTTCATCCCGCACCCGGTCACGAAAACGGTACGCTGGTTAATGCACTGCTGGCGCACTGTTCTGATTTAGCAGGGATTGGAGGGGTTCAGCGACCGGGAATCGTTCACCGCCTCGATAAGGATACGACAGGAGCGATTGTCGTTGCTAAAACCGATTTTGCCCACCAACACTTACAAGCGCAACTCAAGGCTAAAACTGCCGGACGGGAGTATTTAGGGGTCGTCTTCGGCTCTCCAGGGCGCGATCGCGGGACGATCGATCTGCCCATTGGTCGCAATCCACGCGATCGTAAAAAAATGGCAGTCGTTCCCCTTGAAAAAGGCGGACGCACCGCCATCACCCACTGGCAAATTCAAGAGCGTTTGGGCAATTACACCCTAATGCAATTTCGCCTAGAAACCGGGCGAACGCACCAAATTCGCGTCCATTCCGCCCATACAGGACATCCCATTCTTGGCGATCTCGTTTACAGTTCAAGACATTCGGTTGGGGTCAATTTAACCGGACAGGCGCTTCATGCTTATCGATTGCGCTTGCAGCATCCTCTCTCTGGAGAAATGCTCGAAGTTGTCGCCTCCCCCCCCAAGGAGTTCGAGACACTCCTTTCTGTTTTGCGACGGCGATTGTAG
- a CDS encoding macro domain-containing protein has translation MKLTDLKLILVDPIPELCDEWRQKFDGIESVSVVNGYFEELAEFDCMVSAGNSFGLMDGGVDLAIIRYFGLDLMDRVQDYILQDFRGEQPIGTSFIVRTGHPHHPFLAHTPTMRVPMSISQTDNVYQAMWAMLLAVWHHNQKEEQKIHIVACPGLGTATGKVPFHRAAKQMALAYKNFLHPPDAISWPYAITRQNAIGAGGDLQ, from the coding sequence GTGAAACTAACTGACTTGAAGTTAATCCTTGTCGATCCTATTCCGGAACTTTGCGATGAGTGGCGGCAAAAGTTTGATGGGATTGAATCAGTATCGGTAGTGAATGGTTATTTTGAAGAACTTGCAGAATTTGATTGTATGGTCAGTGCGGGTAACTCTTTCGGTTTAATGGATGGAGGAGTCGATCTTGCTATTATTCGTTACTTTGGACTCGATTTGATGGATCGGGTACAAGACTATATCCTTCAGGATTTTCGTGGCGAACAGCCTATCGGAACTTCATTTATCGTCAGGACAGGTCATCCCCATCATCCTTTCCTTGCCCATACTCCAACAATGCGAGTGCCAATGTCGATTTCTCAAACAGATAATGTTTATCAGGCGATGTGGGCGATGTTGCTAGCAGTATGGCACCACAATCAAAAGGAAGAACAGAAAATACATATCGTTGCTTGTCCGGGGTTAGGTACGGCGACGGGAAAAGTGCCTTTTCATCGTGCTGCTAAGCAAATGGCACTCGCTTACAAAAATTTCTTACATCCACCAGATGCTATCAGTTGGCCTTATGCTATCACCAGACAAAACGCAATTGGTGCTGGCGGCGATCTGCAATAA
- a CDS encoding GTP pyrophosphokinase, whose protein sequence is MANLQRALEIAIEGHKGQQQKNGLPYVLHPLRLMLAASSTEAKIVAVLHDVIEDTNWTLEALKAEGFSQSILTAIGCLTHRDGEEYDAYIERLIDNEIARELKLMDLKDNMDIRRIPELKESDLKRLEKYHRAWLHLMNYEA, encoded by the coding sequence ATGGCAAATCTCCAACGAGCTTTAGAAATTGCAATTGAAGGACATAAAGGACAACAGCAAAAAAATGGATTGCCCTATGTCCTACATCCTTTAAGATTAATGTTGGCTGCCTCCTCCACAGAAGCAAAGATTGTGGCAGTACTTCACGACGTTATAGAAGACACAAATTGGACATTAGAAGCCTTAAAAGCTGAAGGGTTTTCTCAATCAATTTTGACTGCTATCGGTTGTTTGACCCATAGGGATGGCGAAGAATACGATGCTTATATCGAACGATTGATTGACAATGAGATTGCACGAGAACTGAAATTAATGGATTTGAAAGATAATATGGACATTCGTCGAATTCCGGAGTTGAAAGAGAGCGATCTAAAGCGTTTGGAAAAATATCACCGAGCTTGGTTGCACCTGATGAATTACGAGGCCTAA
- a CDS encoding DUF3465 domain-containing protein, translated as MAVAYQFTPSAGVSIPVITASVKNGDRLLRDAFKNRRSDLQVEGEGVVIKLLPDDLEGSRHQRFIIRLRSGQTLLISHNIDLAPRINSLQVGHSIRFYGEYEWNAQGGVIHWTHHDPAGNHAGGWIEHSGRRYQ; from the coding sequence ATGGCTGTAGCTTATCAATTCACTCCTAGTGCAGGAGTTTCAATTCCAGTAATAACAGCATCCGTGAAAAACGGAGATCGATTATTAAGAGATGCGTTTAAAAATCGAAGAAGCGATCTTCAAGTAGAAGGAGAAGGGGTTGTCATCAAACTTTTGCCCGACGATCTTGAGGGAAGCAGACACCAGCGATTTATTATTCGACTGCGTTCCGGACAAACCCTGTTAATTTCCCATAATATTGACTTAGCTCCAAGAATTAATTCGCTTCAAGTGGGGCATTCAATCCGGTTTTATGGGGAATATGAATGGAATGCTCAAGGGGGTGTCATACATTGGACTCATCACGATCCTGCGGGAAATCATGCTGGAGGATGGATCGAGCATTCTGGAAGAAGATATCAGTAG
- the mutL gene encoding DNA mismatch repair endonuclease MutL, with protein sequence MSVVIQPLPPEAIDLIAAGEVIDSLAAAVRELAENALDSGATRIVISLFPDLWRLQVADNGRGMDLENLRLCAKAHYTSKIHSCEDLWKITSLGFRGEALHSLAQFGNLEIWSRAAENCESGWRIAYNRQGKPIEEEISAIAPGTIATISNLFGNVPVRRNALPSKMQQLKAVQEIVQQLALCHPQIAWQVLQDEQPWFNLSPGATAKEILPQLLKSVQINDLQALQLTLETPTEDPSTLEIVVGLPDRCHRRRADWVRVAVNGRIVRAPELEQTIIAAFARTLPRDRYPVCFLHINTAPRQIDWNRHPAKTEIYLHSLDFWREQISQGIEATLRLSPADLQSAQHQRLSNLLKAAEPQGRYRLNPDLQTAVIRDRDISLMELRAVAQVNKTYIIAEHNSGLWLVEQHIAHERVLYEQLLDSWELVPIEPSLILTQLTPKQVAQLQGLGLEIESFGEQMWAVRTVPQALHQREDCLDALIELSWGGDLQAAQVATACRTAIRNGTPLNLPEMQDLLDRWKRTRNPRTCPHGRPIYLSLEEAALARFFRRHWVIGKSHGI encoded by the coding sequence GCTTGCAAGTGGCGGATAATGGCAGGGGGATGGATTTGGAAAATTTGCGCTTGTGTGCGAAAGCCCACTATACGAGTAAGATCCACAGTTGCGAGGATTTGTGGAAAATTACCAGTTTGGGGTTTCGGGGGGAAGCTCTGCATAGTTTAGCGCAGTTCGGCAATTTGGAGATTTGGAGTCGCGCGGCAGAAAATTGCGAATCGGGGTGGCGCATCGCCTACAATCGTCAGGGGAAACCGATTGAAGAAGAAATTTCCGCGATCGCGCCTGGAACCATTGCAACCATCTCAAACCTTTTTGGCAACGTCCCCGTGCGCCGCAACGCTCTCCCCTCAAAAATGCAGCAGTTGAAAGCGGTGCAGGAGATCGTTCAACAACTTGCCCTGTGTCATCCCCAAATCGCTTGGCAAGTCCTGCAAGACGAGCAACCTTGGTTTAATCTCAGTCCCGGCGCGACTGCCAAAGAAATTCTGCCACAATTGCTCAAATCCGTTCAAATCAACGACTTGCAAGCTCTCCAATTAACCCTTGAAACCCCCACAGAAGACCCCTCAACCCTCGAAATTGTGGTGGGACTCCCCGACCGTTGCCACAGGCGGCGTGCCGACTGGGTGCGCGTGGCGGTCAATGGGAGGATCGTGCGCGCGCCAGAACTCGAACAAACCATTATTGCAGCCTTCGCCAGAACCTTACCGCGCGATCGCTATCCCGTCTGTTTCTTGCATATCAACACCGCACCCCGCCAAATCGACTGGAATCGCCACCCCGCCAAAACAGAAATATACCTCCACTCCCTTGATTTTTGGCGCGAACAAATCTCCCAGGGAATTGAAGCCACGTTGCGCTTAAGTCCCGCCGATCTCCAATCCGCCCAACACCAACGCCTCAGCAACCTACTCAAAGCCGCAGAACCCCAAGGACGCTATCGCCTCAATCCCGACTTACAAACTGCCGTTATCCGCGATCGCGATATCAGTTTAATGGAATTGCGGGCAGTTGCCCAAGTTAACAAAACCTATATCATCGCCGAACACAATAGCGGATTGTGGTTAGTGGAACAGCATATCGCCCACGAACGGGTTTTATACGAACAATTGCTCGATTCCTGGGAATTGGTTCCCATCGAACCCTCCCTCATCCTCACTCAACTCACCCCCAAACAAGTAGCGCAATTGCAAGGATTGGGTTTGGAAATCGAATCCTTTGGGGAACAGATGTGGGCGGTACGCACGGTTCCCCAAGCACTCCACCAACGAGAAGATTGTCTCGATGCACTCATCGAACTCAGTTGGGGTGGCGATCTCCAAGCCGCACAGGTTGCAACCGCTTGTCGCACGGCGATTCGCAACGGAACGCCTCTGAATTTGCCCGAAATGCAAGATTTATTAGATCGCTGGAAGCGCACGCGCAACCCTCGCACCTGTCCCCACGGACGACCGATTTATCTATCCCTAGAGGAGGCAGCATTAGCGCGTTTTTTCCGCCGTCATTGGGTGATTGGCAAGAGTCATGGAATTTGA